The proteins below come from a single Azospirillum thermophilum genomic window:
- the napA gene encoding nitrate reductase catalytic subunit NapA, which produces MKLTRRTFVKANAVAATAAVAGLPLSPDVAEAAGRPADDIRWDKGVCRFCGTGCGVLVGVKSGRVVATQGDPDAPVNRGLNCIKGYFLSKIMYGEDRLTRPLLRRKNGKYDKNGEFEPVSWDEAFDVMAAKWKEALKKSGPTAVGMFGSGQWTIWEGYAAAKLMKAGLRSNNLDPNARHCMASAVAGFMRTFGIDEPMGCYDDAEHADAFVLWGSNMAEMHPILWSRITDRRLTHDGCKVAVLSTFEHRSYELADLGLTFRPQTDLAILNYIANHIIQTGRVNQEFVAKAVNFKKGVTDIGYGLRPTHPLEKDAKDAADPNKADPISFEEFKAFVADYTLEKVAGLSGVPADKLLALAELYADPKVKVVSYWTMGFNQHTRGTWVNNLVYNVHLLTGKISQPGCGPFSLTGQPSACGTAREVGTFSHRLPADMVVNNPAHRKATEQIWKVPEGTIPDKVGFHAVQQHRMLKDGKLNAYWVMCTNNMQAAPNINEEGYPGYRNPDNFIIVSDPYPTVTALSADLILPTAMWMEKEGAYGNAERRTQFWRQQVKAPGEARSDLWQMMEFSKRFTVEEVWPADLIAKAPELKGKTLFDVLFANGQVDRFPVTEIQAGFDNDESRHFGFYVQKGLFEEYAAFGRGHGHDLAPFELYHKARGLRWPVVDEKETLWRFREGYDPYVKAGEGVKFYGHKDGRAVVFALPYQPAAEEPDKDYDLWLVTGRVLEHWHSGSMTRRVPELHRAFPNAVVFMHPEDAKKRGLRRGMPVKLQTRRGEVLTRVETQGRNKPPEGVVFIPWFDETQLVNKLTLDATCPISKETDFKKCAVRVVKA; this is translated from the coding sequence ATGAAGCTCACCCGCCGCACGTTCGTGAAGGCCAATGCGGTCGCCGCCACGGCCGCCGTCGCCGGCCTGCCGCTCTCCCCCGACGTCGCGGAGGCCGCCGGCCGGCCCGCGGACGACATCCGCTGGGACAAGGGGGTGTGCCGCTTCTGCGGCACCGGCTGCGGCGTCCTGGTCGGCGTCAAGTCCGGCCGCGTCGTCGCCACCCAGGGCGATCCGGACGCGCCGGTCAACCGCGGCCTGAACTGCATCAAGGGCTACTTCCTCTCCAAGATCATGTATGGCGAGGACCGGCTGACCAGGCCGCTGCTGCGCAGGAAGAACGGCAAGTACGACAAGAACGGCGAGTTCGAGCCGGTCTCCTGGGACGAGGCCTTCGACGTCATGGCCGCCAAGTGGAAGGAGGCCCTGAAGAAGAGCGGCCCCACGGCGGTCGGCATGTTCGGCTCCGGCCAGTGGACGATCTGGGAAGGCTATGCGGCGGCCAAGCTGATGAAGGCCGGGCTGCGCTCCAACAACCTCGACCCCAACGCGCGGCACTGCATGGCCTCCGCCGTCGCCGGCTTCATGCGCACCTTCGGCATCGACGAGCCGATGGGCTGCTACGACGACGCGGAGCATGCCGACGCCTTCGTGCTGTGGGGCTCCAACATGGCGGAGATGCACCCCATCCTGTGGTCGCGCATCACCGACCGCCGCCTGACCCATGACGGCTGCAAGGTCGCCGTGCTGTCGACCTTCGAGCATCGCAGCTACGAGCTGGCCGACCTCGGCCTGACCTTCCGGCCGCAGACCGATCTGGCGATCCTCAACTACATCGCCAACCACATCATCCAGACCGGCCGGGTGAACCAGGAGTTCGTCGCCAAGGCGGTGAACTTCAAGAAGGGCGTCACCGACATCGGCTACGGCCTGCGCCCGACCCACCCGCTGGAGAAGGACGCCAAGGACGCCGCCGACCCCAACAAGGCCGATCCCATCTCCTTCGAGGAGTTCAAGGCCTTCGTCGCCGACTACACGCTGGAGAAGGTGGCCGGGCTCTCCGGCGTGCCGGCCGACAAGCTGCTGGCGCTGGCCGAGCTCTATGCCGATCCCAAGGTCAAGGTCGTCTCCTACTGGACCATGGGCTTCAACCAGCACACGCGCGGGACGTGGGTGAACAACCTCGTCTACAACGTGCATCTGCTGACCGGCAAGATCAGCCAGCCCGGCTGCGGCCCCTTCTCGCTGACCGGCCAGCCGTCCGCCTGCGGCACGGCGCGCGAGGTCGGCACCTTCTCGCACCGGCTGCCCGCCGACATGGTGGTGAACAACCCGGCCCACCGCAAGGCGACCGAGCAGATCTGGAAAGTGCCGGAGGGCACCATCCCCGACAAGGTGGGCTTCCACGCCGTCCAGCAGCACCGCATGCTGAAGGACGGCAAGCTGAACGCCTACTGGGTGATGTGCACCAACAACATGCAGGCCGCGCCCAACATCAACGAGGAGGGCTATCCCGGCTACCGCAACCCGGACAACTTCATCATCGTCTCCGACCCCTATCCGACGGTCACCGCGCTGTCCGCCGACCTGATCCTGCCCACCGCCATGTGGATGGAGAAGGAAGGCGCCTACGGCAACGCCGAGCGGCGCACCCAGTTCTGGCGCCAGCAGGTGAAGGCGCCGGGCGAGGCGCGCTCCGACCTCTGGCAGATGATGGAGTTCTCCAAGCGCTTCACGGTGGAGGAGGTCTGGCCGGCCGACCTGATCGCCAAGGCGCCGGAACTCAAGGGCAAGACCCTGTTCGACGTGCTGTTCGCCAACGGGCAGGTCGACCGCTTCCCGGTGACGGAGATCCAGGCCGGCTTCGACAACGACGAATCGCGGCACTTCGGCTTCTACGTGCAGAAGGGGCTGTTCGAGGAATATGCCGCCTTCGGCCGCGGCCACGGCCACGACCTCGCCCCCTTCGAGCTGTACCACAAGGCCCGCGGCCTGCGCTGGCCGGTGGTGGACGAGAAGGAGACCCTCTGGCGCTTCCGCGAGGGCTACGACCCCTACGTGAAGGCGGGGGAGGGGGTGAAGTTCTACGGCCACAAGGACGGCCGCGCCGTGGTCTTCGCGCTGCCCTACCAGCCCGCGGCGGAGGAGCCGGACAAGGACTACGACCTGTGGCTCGTCACCGGCCGCGTGCTGGAGCACTGGCACAGCGGCTCGATGACCCGCCGCGTGCCCGAGCTGCACCGCGCCTTCCCCAACGCCGTGGTCTTCATGCATCCCGAGGACGCGAAGAAGCGCGGCCTGCGCCGGGGCATGCCGGTGAAGCTGCAGACCCGCCGGGGCGAGGTGCTGACCCGGGTCGAGACCCAGGGCCGCAACAAGCCGCCCGAGGGCGTCGTCTTCATCCCCTGGTTCGACGAGACCCAGCTCGTCAACAAGCTGACGCTCGACGCCACCTGCCCGATCTCCAAGGAGACGGACTTCAAGAAATGCGCCGTCCGGGTGGTGAAGGCCTGA
- a CDS encoding chaperone NapD yields MRLTRFMREEAERKPAPAAQGHNICGVLVHARPGRAAEAAAALSALPGVEVHQRSDDGRLVITVEDTDGIPAALTLAGLPQTSGVASTALIYHHCVTDDLSEEMPS; encoded by the coding sequence ATGCGCCTGACCCGCTTCATGCGAGAGGAGGCGGAGCGCAAGCCCGCCCCGGCCGCGCAGGGCCACAACATCTGCGGCGTCCTCGTCCATGCCCGCCCCGGCCGCGCGGCGGAGGCTGCGGCCGCCCTGTCCGCCCTGCCGGGCGTCGAGGTCCACCAGCGGTCCGACGACGGGCGGCTGGTCATCACCGTGGAGGATACGGACGGCATCCCCGCCGCCCTGACCCTCGCCGGCCTGCCACAGACGAGCGGCGTCGCTTCGACCGCGCTCATCTACCACCACTGCGTGACGGACGACCTGTCCGAGGAGATGCCCTCATGA
- a CDS encoding 4Fe-4S dicluster domain-containing protein — MARPLPSSVSRASLLRGRLFARVESEPPDAADAPKIAAFAGTCLSARGVECRICGDHCEPRAIRFRLLGRGRSVPTLDAAACDGCGACVAPCPVGAIALTPVPEETAACA; from the coding sequence ATGGCCCGACCCCTCCCGTCCTCCGTCAGCCGTGCTTCCCTGCTCCGCGGACGCCTCTTCGCCAGGGTGGAGAGCGAACCGCCGGATGCGGCGGACGCGCCGAAGATCGCCGCCTTCGCCGGGACCTGCCTGTCCGCCCGGGGGGTGGAATGCCGGATCTGCGGCGACCATTGCGAGCCGCGCGCCATCCGCTTCCGCCTGCTCGGCCGCGGCCGGTCGGTGCCGACTCTCGATGCCGCCGCCTGCGATGGCTGCGGCGCCTGCGTCGCGCCATGCCCGGTCGGCGCCATCGCCCTCACCCCCGTGCCGGAGGAGACCGCAGCATGCGCCTGA
- a CDS encoding DUF4142 domain-containing protein, giving the protein MRRTVLPVLLAAGLCAGPLVPLAVAPAALAQANLRPDPNPRVPPQPGQALPVEDALFLRQAAEASRGQIDLGRLAAEKAPDDAMRTLAARIADTHRKLQDDLKALTGDRKLPPADQLAPERTDALGAAGAVTNPANAASGLAAEAAKTLSGAGGESFGKGYVEAQLRIHDRLVDLYQTEASGTPDRQLATFAITSLVAIQKDRDALRQMAGRFGIHAPAEGQAIQYGDPTRAR; this is encoded by the coding sequence ATGCGCAGGACCGTCCTTCCCGTGCTGCTCGCCGCCGGCCTGTGCGCCGGCCCCCTCGTTCCCCTGGCCGTCGCGCCCGCGGCCCTGGCCCAGGCGAACCTGCGGCCCGATCCCAACCCGCGTGTGCCGCCCCAGCCCGGACAGGCCCTGCCGGTGGAGGATGCCCTGTTCCTCCGCCAGGCGGCGGAGGCCAGCCGCGGCCAGATCGACCTCGGCCGGCTCGCCGCGGAGAAGGCGCCGGACGACGCCATGCGCACGCTGGCCGCCCGCATCGCCGACACCCACCGCAAGCTGCAGGACGACCTGAAGGCACTGACCGGCGACCGCAAGCTGCCGCCGGCCGACCAGCTCGCGCCGGAGCGGACCGACGCGCTGGGCGCGGCCGGCGCCGTCACCAACCCGGCCAACGCCGCCTCCGGTCTGGCGGCGGAGGCGGCGAAGACCCTGTCCGGCGCCGGCGGCGAGTCCTTCGGCAAGGGCTATGTCGAAGCCCAGCTCCGCATCCACGACCGCCTCGTCGACCTCTACCAGACCGAGGCGTCGGGCACGCCCGACCGCCAGCTCGCCACCTTCGCCATCACCAGCCTCGTCGCCATCCAGAAGGACCGCGACGCGCTGCGCCAGATGGCCGGCCGCTTCGGCATCCACGCCCCGGCGGAAGGGCAGGCGATCCAGTACGGCGACCCGACCAGGGCGCGGTGA
- a CDS encoding nitric oxide reductase activation protein NorD: MASFWEPEEFVGQLWHRLVGQAASYPDHPAAAARLEEMRGRLGILFRMLGGPGAVRLAAGAAEGSAHRLSWRQRLGLGTEALERARFDGSVLQLPDRIALFPDHADNQALYEWLAAFFAHAEAPGPLPANPLPADPLPADPLPADPLQADIVRLRAARLATARTLACWPALRPLHDRLAAALLAVRPTRRLPAQEAAVEAVVRRLLGGADPVDPALWAAVSDPAAPLDRFRAPVGHQPVLPVPLWGDLVEPTPGPAPEEEGDETGIAAPADERRRKASRRDNDQTRRDDPLMLNRFEKLLSIAEMVNLNRKTEDEDEDQARRAVEDLEEITLGRHDRKAAARLRLELDIAPAGQETEPLRAELTYPEWDWKRRCYLPDHCRVVAEPAALEGEDWIPDEAALRRIRLVRRQFEAMRPRRMVMPAQPDGEELDLSALVRSVADRRAGGVGSDRVYSAVRTVARDLSVCVLVDVSLSTDSYIEERRVLEVEKEALLALTHGLTACGDEHAILTFTSRRRHWVSLRTVKDFGDRLDARTLRRIQALKPGSYTRMGAALRHATARLKDRPHGTRLLLVLTDGKPNDTDHYEGRYAIEDTRAAVQEARRAGLKLFGVTVDERGRDYLPAIFGPGAYAIFPHVSRLPAALPAIYRQLTAGP; encoded by the coding sequence ATGGCCTCGTTCTGGGAACCGGAGGAGTTCGTCGGCCAGCTCTGGCACCGTCTGGTGGGGCAGGCGGCCTCCTATCCCGATCACCCCGCCGCCGCGGCGCGGCTGGAGGAGATGCGCGGCCGGCTCGGCATCCTCTTCCGCATGCTGGGCGGCCCCGGCGCCGTCCGCCTCGCCGCCGGGGCGGCGGAAGGCTCGGCGCACCGGCTGTCCTGGCGCCAGCGCCTGGGGCTGGGGACGGAGGCGCTGGAGCGCGCCCGCTTCGACGGCAGCGTCCTGCAGCTTCCCGACCGCATCGCCCTGTTCCCCGACCACGCCGACAACCAGGCGCTCTACGAGTGGCTGGCGGCCTTCTTCGCCCACGCCGAAGCGCCCGGCCCGCTGCCGGCCAATCCGCTGCCCGCCGATCCGCTGCCCGCCGATCCATTGCCCGCCGATCCGTTGCAAGCCGACATCGTCCGCCTGCGCGCCGCCCGCCTCGCCACCGCGCGGACGCTCGCCTGCTGGCCGGCCCTGCGCCCCCTGCACGACCGGCTGGCCGCCGCCCTGCTGGCGGTCCGGCCGACCCGCCGGCTGCCGGCGCAGGAGGCGGCGGTCGAGGCGGTGGTCCGCCGCCTGCTCGGCGGCGCAGATCCTGTCGATCCCGCCCTGTGGGCCGCGGTGAGCGATCCCGCGGCACCGCTCGACCGCTTCCGGGCGCCGGTCGGTCACCAGCCCGTCCTGCCGGTCCCGCTGTGGGGCGATCTGGTCGAGCCGACGCCGGGACCGGCGCCGGAGGAGGAGGGGGACGAGACCGGCATCGCCGCCCCTGCCGACGAGCGGCGCCGCAAGGCGTCCCGCCGGGACAACGACCAGACGCGCCGCGACGACCCGCTGATGCTGAACCGCTTCGAGAAGCTGCTGAGCATCGCCGAGATGGTGAACCTCAACCGCAAGACCGAGGATGAGGACGAGGATCAGGCGCGCCGCGCCGTCGAGGATCTGGAGGAGATCACGCTCGGCCGCCACGACCGCAAGGCGGCGGCCAGGCTGCGCCTGGAACTCGACATCGCCCCCGCCGGGCAGGAGACGGAGCCCCTGCGGGCCGAGCTGACCTATCCCGAATGGGACTGGAAGCGCCGGTGCTATCTGCCCGACCACTGCCGCGTCGTCGCCGAGCCCGCCGCGCTGGAGGGCGAGGACTGGATCCCCGACGAGGCGGCGCTGCGCCGCATCCGCCTCGTCCGCCGCCAGTTCGAGGCGATGCGCCCGCGCCGCATGGTGATGCCCGCCCAGCCGGACGGCGAGGAGCTCGACCTCTCCGCGCTCGTCCGCTCGGTCGCCGACCGCCGGGCCGGCGGGGTGGGATCCGACCGCGTCTACAGCGCCGTGCGCACCGTCGCCCGCGACCTGTCGGTCTGCGTGCTGGTCGACGTCTCGCTCTCCACCGACAGCTACATCGAGGAGCGGCGCGTGCTGGAGGTGGAGAAGGAGGCGCTGCTCGCCCTGACCCACGGCCTGACCGCCTGCGGCGACGAGCATGCCATCCTCACCTTCACCTCGCGCCGCCGCCATTGGGTGAGCCTGCGCACCGTGAAGGATTTCGGCGACCGGCTCGACGCCCGCACGCTGCGCCGCATCCAGGCGCTGAAGCCGGGCAGCTACACCCGCATGGGGGCGGCGCTGCGCCACGCCACGGCGCGGCTGAAGGACCGGCCGCACGGCACCCGCCTGCTGCTGGTCCTCACCGACGGCAAGCCCAACGACACCGACCATTACGAGGGCCGCTACGCCATCGAGGACACCCGCGCCGCGGTGCAGGAGGCGCGGCGGGCCGGGCTGAAGCTGTTCGGCGTGACGGTGGACGAGCGCGGCCGCGACTATCTCCCCGCCATCTTCGGCCCCGGCGCCTATGCGATCTTCCCGCACGTCTCGCGCCTGCCGGCCGCCCTGCCCGCGATCTACCGGCAGCTCACCGCCGGCCCCTGA
- a CDS encoding CbbQ/NirQ/NorQ/GpvN family protein, which yields MDAAELPYYAPVGREVALFEHAFRNRLPLLLKGPTGCGKTRFVSHMAARLGRPLYTVSCHDDLTAADLTGRYLLKGGDTVWVDGPLTRAVREGAVCYLDEVVEARKDVTVVLHPLTDDRRLLPLERTGELLEAPDGFMLVVSYNPGYQNILKSLKPSTRQRFLAIEFDFPEPEAETAIVARESGLERDRVAPLVRLGNALRALKGQDLEEGVSTRLLVYCATLIRDGMAREDAVTAAMIEPLTDDPEVKRALLRAVELTLS from the coding sequence ATGGACGCGGCGGAGCTTCCCTATTACGCCCCGGTCGGGCGGGAGGTGGCGCTGTTCGAGCACGCCTTCCGCAACCGGCTGCCCCTTCTGCTGAAGGGGCCGACCGGCTGCGGCAAGACGCGCTTCGTCAGCCACATGGCGGCGAGGCTGGGACGCCCGCTCTACACCGTCTCCTGCCACGACGACCTGACCGCCGCCGACCTGACCGGCCGCTACCTGCTGAAGGGCGGCGACACGGTCTGGGTGGACGGGCCGCTGACCCGGGCGGTGCGCGAGGGCGCCGTCTGCTACCTCGACGAGGTGGTGGAGGCGCGCAAGGACGTGACCGTCGTGCTGCATCCGCTGACCGACGACCGCCGCCTGCTGCCGCTGGAACGCACCGGCGAACTGCTGGAGGCGCCCGACGGCTTCATGCTCGTCGTCTCCTACAATCCCGGCTACCAGAACATCCTGAAGTCCCTGAAGCCATCGACCCGCCAGCGCTTCCTCGCCATCGAGTTCGACTTCCCGGAGCCGGAGGCGGAGACCGCCATCGTCGCCCGCGAAAGCGGCCTGGAGCGCGACCGCGTCGCCCCGCTGGTCCGGCTGGGCAATGCGCTGCGCGCCCTCAAGGGCCAGGATCTGGAGGAGGGGGTCTCCACCCGCCTGCTGGTCTATTGCGCCACCCTGATCCGCGACGGCATGGCGCGCGAGGATGCGGTGACGGCCGCGATGATCGAGCCGCTGACCGACGATCCGGAGGTCAAGCGGGCGCTGCTGCGCGCCGTCGAGCTGACCCTGTCCTGA
- a CDS encoding cbb3-type cytochrome c oxidase subunit I, translating to MKFATQRIAYWYFVCAMALFVVQVLVGALAGTVYVLPNFLAEVLPFNILRMIHTNALIVWLLLGFFGAAYYLIPEEAERDIESPMLAYVQLVILMVGALGAVAGYTLGIHGGREFLEQPLWVKIGIVVAALIFLYNISLTVLRGRRTAITNILLLGLWGVAIFFLFAFYNPDNLAVDKLYWWYVVHLWVEGVWELVMASILGFLVIKMTGVDRELVEKWLYAIVGLALFSGLLGTGHHYYWIGAPGYWQWIGSLFSTLEVAPFFAMVIFAFSMAWKGRRDHPNRAALLWTLATPVFAFFGAGVWGFLHTLSFVNYYSHGTQITAAHGHLAFFGAYVMINLSIITYAMPHLRGRAPYNQLLNMWSFWIMCSAMAFMTFTLTFGGVVQVHLQRVMGLTYMEVQEQLALFYWMRLGSGVFVVVSVLMFVYAIFGPAREQLPARTRPGVVPAE from the coding sequence ATGAAATTCGCCACGCAACGGATCGCCTACTGGTACTTCGTCTGCGCCATGGCGCTGTTCGTCGTGCAGGTGCTGGTCGGCGCGCTCGCCGGCACGGTCTATGTCCTGCCGAACTTCCTGGCGGAGGTGCTGCCCTTCAACATCCTGCGCATGATCCACACCAACGCGCTGATCGTCTGGCTCCTGCTGGGCTTCTTCGGCGCCGCCTATTACCTGATCCCGGAAGAGGCGGAGCGCGACATCGAGAGCCCGATGCTCGCCTATGTCCAGCTCGTCATCCTGATGGTCGGCGCGCTGGGGGCGGTGGCCGGCTACACGCTCGGCATCCATGGCGGGCGGGAGTTCCTGGAACAGCCCCTGTGGGTCAAGATCGGCATCGTCGTCGCGGCGCTGATCTTCCTCTACAACATCTCGCTGACCGTGCTGCGCGGCCGCAGGACGGCGATCACCAACATCCTGCTGCTCGGCCTGTGGGGCGTGGCGATCTTCTTCCTGTTCGCCTTCTACAACCCCGACAATCTGGCGGTGGACAAGCTCTACTGGTGGTACGTCGTGCACCTGTGGGTCGAGGGCGTGTGGGAACTGGTGATGGCCTCGATCCTGGGATTCCTCGTCATCAAGATGACCGGCGTCGACCGCGAGCTGGTGGAGAAGTGGCTGTACGCCATCGTCGGGCTGGCGCTGTTCTCCGGCCTGCTCGGCACCGGCCACCATTACTACTGGATCGGGGCGCCGGGCTACTGGCAGTGGATCGGCTCGCTGTTCTCCACGCTGGAGGTCGCGCCCTTCTTCGCCATGGTGATCTTCGCCTTCTCCATGGCCTGGAAGGGCCGGCGCGACCACCCGAACCGGGCGGCGCTGCTCTGGACGCTCGCCACCCCGGTCTTCGCCTTCTTCGGGGCCGGCGTCTGGGGCTTCCTGCACACGCTGTCCTTCGTCAACTACTACAGCCACGGCACCCAGATCACCGCGGCGCACGGGCACCTCGCCTTCTTCGGCGCCTACGTGATGATCAACCTGTCGATCATCACCTACGCCATGCCGCATCTGCGCGGGCGGGCGCCCTACAACCAGCTCCTGAACATGTGGAGCTTCTGGATCATGTGCTCCGCCATGGCCTTCATGACCTTCACGCTGACCTTCGGCGGCGTCGTGCAGGTCCATCTGCAGCGCGTCATGGGCCTGACCTACATGGAGGTGCAGGAACAGCTCGCCCTGTTCTACTGGATGCGGCTGGGCTCCGGGGTCTTCGTGGTGGTCTCCGTGCTGATGTTCGTCTACGCCATCTTCGGACCGGCGCGCGAGCAGCTTCCGGCCCGCACCCGTCCCGGCGTCGTGCCGGCGGAATAG
- a CDS encoding c-type cytochrome, giving the protein MAERFTKSAARNIFYGGSAFFLVLFVALTIHSHYYMRTTSTDESRLSDSVARGKHVWERNSCINCHTLLGEGAYFAPELGNVWVRYGGDKDPESARAALIAWMQSQPSGVEGRRQMPQFNLTDQELNDLVDFLAWTSTIRTQGWPPNVAG; this is encoded by the coding sequence ATGGCCGAGCGCTTCACCAAATCAGCCGCGCGGAACATCTTCTACGGGGGCTCCGCCTTCTTTCTGGTCCTGTTCGTCGCCCTGACGATCCACAGCCACTATTACATGCGGACGACCAGCACCGACGAATCCAGGCTGTCCGACAGCGTCGCCCGCGGCAAGCATGTCTGGGAGAGGAACTCCTGCATCAACTGCCACACGCTGCTCGGCGAAGGCGCCTATTTCGCGCCGGAGCTCGGCAATGTCTGGGTGCGCTACGGCGGCGACAAGGATCCGGAATCGGCCCGCGCCGCCCTGATCGCCTGGATGCAGTCGCAGCCGAGCGGCGTCGAGGGGCGCCGCCAGATGCCGCAGTTCAACCTGACCGACCAGGAGCTGAACGACCTCGTCGATTTCCTGGCCTGGACCAGCACCATCAGGACGCAGGGCTGGCCGCCCAACGTCGCGGGTTGA
- a CDS encoding uroporphyrinogen-III synthase translates to MTDAPTLLITRPADDAEPMRSLLRQRGYGVMVEPMLTVRWRTDRHPDPAEVQALLFTSANGVRAFARCSDERALPVLAVGAASAAAAREAGFAAVESADGDVADLAALIRRRCDPAAGALLHAAASAVAGDLGGMLAADGFTVRKEVLYETVPAAALSGETAVALRQGRIAGVTLMSPRTARSFVALLDAAGLLEACRSADMIGLSRAVDEAAAATADGRPVPWRERRVAERPDLDSLLDLLPPLAGAPRP, encoded by the coding sequence ATGACCGACGCCCCCACCCTGCTGATCACCCGTCCGGCCGACGATGCGGAGCCGATGCGCTCCCTGCTGCGGCAGCGCGGCTATGGCGTGATGGTGGAGCCGATGCTGACGGTGCGCTGGCGGACCGACCGGCACCCCGATCCGGCGGAGGTTCAGGCCCTGCTGTTCACCAGCGCCAACGGCGTGCGCGCCTTCGCCCGCTGCAGCGACGAGCGGGCGCTGCCGGTGCTGGCGGTGGGGGCCGCGAGTGCGGCGGCGGCGCGCGAGGCGGGATTCGCCGCGGTGGAGAGCGCCGACGGCGACGTGGCGGATCTGGCGGCGCTGATCCGCCGGCGCTGCGATCCGGCGGCCGGCGCCCTGCTGCATGCCGCGGCGAGCGCGGTGGCGGGGGACCTCGGCGGCATGCTGGCGGCGGACGGCTTCACCGTGCGCAAGGAGGTGCTGTACGAGACGGTGCCGGCCGCCGCCCTGTCCGGCGAGACGGCGGTGGCGCTGCGGCAGGGGCGGATCGCCGGCGTCACGCTGATGTCGCCGCGCACCGCGAGGTCCTTCGTGGCGCTGCTCGACGCGGCCGGACTGCTGGAGGCCTGCCGGTCGGCCGACATGATCGGGCTGAGCCGCGCGGTGGACGAGGCCGCCGCCGCGACCGCCGACGGGCGGCCGGTGCCCTGGCGGGAGCGCCGGGTCGCCGAGCGCCCGGACCTCGACAGCCTGCTGGACCTGCTGCCGCCGCTTGCCGGCGCGCCGCGCCCGTAG
- a CDS encoding mechanosensitive ion channel family protein: MDFAIPAWLVTAGTPVLAIAIALLIEEIVSRVLRRIFREANAPVLSRVVRSGRNPVRLAIAAAVALASMAALPLRPEVAEPLARAVGILFICALGWAIAAKVGAIFDSYLNQSGRNESSLDWRRRRTKLTVFRRLTLLAILCLTVGFALMALPVVRSIGVSLFASAGVAGIVMGIAARPTIANLIAGIQIALTQPIRIGDAVIVENEWGNIEEITSTYVVVRLWDERRLVVPLGYFLEKPFQNWTRETPNIMGSVMLYVDYSVPVADLRARLGEILRNTPLWDGRAWSLQVTDLKERTMELRAVISARDAGTAWDLRCHVREEMVKHLTERYPGSLPRERLDLVHVPDRRRPPPEPGREAANREPDAQRRTA; this comes from the coding sequence ATGGATTTCGCCATTCCAGCCTGGCTGGTGACCGCCGGGACCCCCGTCCTGGCGATCGCCATCGCCCTCCTGATCGAAGAGATCGTGTCGCGCGTGCTGCGGCGGATCTTCCGCGAGGCCAACGCCCCGGTGCTGAGCCGCGTCGTGCGCAGCGGCCGCAACCCGGTGCGGCTGGCCATCGCGGCGGCCGTGGCGCTCGCCTCCATGGCCGCCCTGCCGCTGCGGCCGGAGGTGGCGGAGCCGCTGGCGCGCGCCGTCGGCATCCTGTTCATCTGCGCCCTCGGCTGGGCGATCGCCGCCAAGGTGGGGGCGATCTTCGACAGCTACCTGAACCAGAGCGGCCGCAACGAGTCGAGCCTCGACTGGCGCCGCCGCCGGACCAAGCTGACGGTGTTCCGCCGGCTGACGCTGCTGGCGATCCTCTGCCTCACCGTGGGCTTCGCCCTGATGGCCCTGCCGGTGGTGCGCAGCATCGGCGTCAGCCTGTTCGCCTCGGCCGGCGTCGCCGGCATCGTCATGGGCATCGCCGCCCGCCCGACCATCGCCAACCTGATCGCCGGCATCCAGATCGCCCTGACCCAGCCGATCCGCATCGGCGACGCCGTCATCGTCGAGAACGAGTGGGGCAACATCGAGGAGATCACCTCGACCTATGTCGTGGTCCGCCTGTGGGACGAGCGGCGGCTGGTGGTGCCGCTCGGCTATTTCCTGGAGAAGCCCTTCCAGAACTGGACGCGCGAGACGCCCAACATCATGGGCAGCGTGATGCTCTATGTCGATTATTCGGTCCCGGTGGCCGATCTGCGCGCCAGGCTGGGCGAGATCCTGCGCAACACGCCGCTGTGGGACGGCCGGGCGTGGAGCCTGCAGGTCACCGACCTGAAGGAGCGGACCATGGAACTGCGCGCGGTGATCAGCGCGCGGGACGCCGGCACCGCCTGGGACCTGCGCTGCCATGTCCGCGAGGAGATGGTCAAGCACCTGACCGAACGCTATCCCGGCTCGCTGCCGCGCGAACGGCTGGACCTCGTCCATGTGCCGGACCGCCGCCGTCCCCCCCCGGAGCCCGGGCGCGAGGCGGCCAACCGCGAGCCGGACGCGCAGCGGCGGACGGCGTGA